Sequence from the Helianthus annuus cultivar XRQ/B chromosome 13, HanXRQr2.0-SUNRISE, whole genome shotgun sequence genome:
TTTAATCATTAAACGTATTTTAATGTATATAATTTATAAATCAGCTGAAAATCACAAACACCCCTAGATATATCTTAGTAAAATAAATAACTtagtagaaagaaaaaaaaacaacaacaaaaaaactaactagcaaaacgtaaaaaattaaaaacaaaaagaattgtGAAAAAACCACAAAAACTAGTAAAACTGAATAAATATGTAGTTCTTTAAAGTTTCAGTAAAAATAAAGGTAAAAAAGTCATTATATGACTTTTTtaatgaataaatcaaaatagataaatttgcaatttaattagttaaagaaggggatatatgcaattttaattttaagttggGTAAATACGCACTTAAGAAGTTTTTTAAGAGGAAATATGGGATTGTCCCAAATTTTTCCATTTTGCAAAACAAACACACCTAAATTACAAATTAAATTTAAATTTCTGCGCGAATTCCTATTCCAATTCCCTTACGATCCATGAAACGGACAATACCTAAATATTTTGTCACATCTGAAGTTATATTACGATAAAAATGTCATTGAATAAATCAAATAATTTTGAATATGGTGTATTGTAAAAACATATTTGAGTAGATTCATAAGATTCTTAGTCATttacaaattattattattattattattattattattattattatattactaaacgaattgaaatgaatagtgattttaatattataataatatatagttttttttttatatttttactattttaatattataatatatagatattttctttacttttaaaCTTtaatcctttatttaatatcaggGGTTGGGAGAATCTTAGTatcaaccggtatcgaaccagtactggtattgaaaataccggacggtcctgttcggtatcagtacatattggaaatcttttggttccgGAAATTCAATGTTgctacccgataccatttgctcatccctgatcacggttaccgtacgaacaacagtatcgtacaactttttttgttgattttctttaactttattttttttcgtttttagtttcaggggtagggatgagctcggtgccaaccgatacagaacaccagttacggtaccggtatatgaaggtaaaaaacggttgtgaaccggtaccaggaacgccaaaaatcggtaccaaattggtacttaagatctttcggttcggcaaatttggtaccaGTACCCAAAACAATTTGCCCATCTTTGACCACgtgtttcatacgaacaacatcgttaccatacaacttttttggttgattttctttgggttatcttttagtgttttttttttatacattttctttttattattgtcagcagttccgttcgcaacacgctcgtagtgatttcaaaacacatgtaaacacatactaaataacaaaagaaactCGCCGCAACACAGAACTTTTCTTTAAACCTAGTTTAGAAGTAAAAAATTAAAGCTGAGACTTGGTGGTGCTAAACGGATTGGGTTTTTTTGGTTTAAATTTTTGTAGTCTAAATTGAGAAGCAAACCGAACGAATTCAAAGTAGGCAAAATTGAACTGAAACCGAATTCTATTTTGGTTTGGTtcctgttaaaaaaaaaaagttttaactAGATGAGTTTTTATTGGTTTGGAGTTCAGTTTCCTCAGTTTTGTAATAGGTCATATGATGTACAAATAGAAAAATCAATACCCCAACATATGTAATTCATGTTCCTTGGTTAACCGGATTGGGTTTTCTAGAACCGCAAATCGATTACCTAATTTGGTTTAAGTTTAAAACTATACAAAATTAAATATATACCTGGTTTTGGTTTAAATCATTTTGATTCAGTTTGGTTCTTGGTTTAATCAGCTTGAAACCAGACATTGAACACCGTCTCCCTCCTAGTAGACTAGTTTGCAAATGTTACATGCTAAATGTTGGAAGATTATATCTACTTGATTTTGAACTTAACCATGTGGGGTTCTGACTACTGTATATCTTTAGGGAGTATCTCAACGATTAATGAAAGTGTACCCGTAAGTTTTGACCCTTCTAGGGTCCTTCTGGTTGAGAGTTAGGGTCACTCCCTGATGAGTCTTTGCACGGTTACTATGTACCCTAGAAGTGCTTGCACTACTTGATTCCCACGTGTTTGGAGTTGCGCAAACCACTGACCCATGATCATAAGCAAGACAGATATGCTGGTCCTCAGGCTCCCAATGACGTCGCACGGGACCTCACAAGACAGCTTCGTGataacaagggggggggggggggggagggttgaCTCAAGCTAGTAAAGATTGAGATGTTTTGACATGAAATGGGATCAAAGATTCTATAGTTGCTCAATTATATTTGAGATCATGAAGAATTTACTAGAAAATTGAAAAAATTAATCAAAGTAACAACAATACTTTCTAGACTTGTTTTCCATATGCACATCAAAATAGAAATGCATACTTCTGTGAAATCCAATTACTACATAACGAAAGGACAGTTTAAAAGTCAAGTCGTTGTCAAATTATACAAATTTTTCATATTCAATATAGTTGAATTATTCAATTCAAATATAGATAATTAGATACATTTCAATGTAATATATTTTTGGGAATGTAGCTTCCTTTCGTCCCTATGTTTTTAACATGTTATAATCGTTGTCCACCTCCATTAACAAaattaagttttacataaaaagAACAAGAAAGTAGTCAAAATGACAATTGATTCAGGGACAACACaaccaccaaaaaaaaaaagaaaaactatTCCAAATTTATTTACATAGTATTAATTAAACTATTAATTCACAACTTTTCCATGCATAATGACTTAGACCACCCATAGTGGTGAACAAAAATAATGCCTCGATCATGGGGCATTATCCAACACATGACATCCTAGTCAGCGTTgagcattatagcaaaagtggcgtagtgggacattattccaataacgcccatattatttttaatgcaaaaaaaaaaaacaaatggatGTCAGGTTGAAAAGTGAAGTGTCGGAATTGAGGCATGTAGGTATCTCAAAAGTCATTGGTGGACAAAAGTGGTTGTCAGAGGCATCTCAAAAGTGATTGGTGGGtcaaaatatatacaaagcaatttgagcgttttaaataaaacgccagcaacaaaaattttcaaaaataacgcCGGAAAACGCCGGCCGTAATGGGGGTGGGGGCGTTTCCGGGCGTTTTTTTGCAATTTTTTCTAAAAaacacgccccactacgggtggtcttagagtggttaaaaaaattgtttttttttttaccttttaacCAAAAACTTTTTATAATTTAACCTCACTTACATAGTATTAATTCACAACTTTTCCATGCATAATgacttagaccatgtgtagtggttaagaaaaataatgcccccaccatggggcattatccgacacgtggcaatccagtcagcatgggacgttattgcaaaagtggcgtagtgtgaataatgcccaataatcccTTTTAggcgtttttttataaaaaaaaaaaaaaacaagctaGTTTCTCATTGGCCAGTCAAACCCAGTTAACCCATCACAATCTCTTTTAGGCGTGGTTTTAAAAACGCCAagccaattttttttcaaaaaaactgCCCCATAACACCCTATGTAATGGGGAGGGGGGcgttttttttggatttttttcaaaaataatgccccactacgggtggtcttagagtggttaaaaaaatttgtttttttttcctttaaccaaaaactttttatcttttgtaattttACCTCAGAAAACTTGATATTTTACGTTTAactcaaaactttttatcttttgtaatttaacctCACAAAACTTGatattttacttttaacccaaaagttttcatcttttgctaTTTAATCTCACAATTTTTTACAGTCAACTTTGGTCCcaatacttttcatctttcgcaaatttccGTTTTACTTTCaatctaaattttgcgagttaacacggcgcaacgtgatTGTGTGGTTCAGCGTTTTTTTTACGTTTCGTTAGAGAATGTGCGAGTTAACATGGCGCAACGTGTGTGtctggttcaacgtttttacatcTATCTTTTCACGTTTGACAGGTCCGTCACAACGCAcgagtcctagatcgacttagttattcttttttatgttttacatttcggtctaatttcttcaCATTAACGCCGCAACTTCAGTATTGGTAGTCGTTGGTACTATttggcacggttttacgccccAGTCAAAACGTAGGAGGGGGCTTAGCTCTAGTTATGTCACAAATTGTAAAAGATGTATATAAAATGGCCCCTCTACTTTTCTACAAGTCAAAACGGGTCGGGTAAAAATATTCAAAAatgtaaaaaagtaaaaaaaaaaagttaatttttttacTTCTCAACATAGTTTTTATTCTCAGTAAACATTATGTAAATCCAACATAATTCACGCCTCGAAAACCGTGAGTGCGACACTAACTAACATTAACTAACTAATCTAATGCACTAACAAAGTGATCAATGTATCATTTAACCAAGATCAGATCACTCAACTAACATCCATTTTCTCAATAACTTCAAAGTGCATCTGCATATTAGCCATCTTATCACCAAAATAAAACCTTTCACAAAAACTCAACTTCCCACCACTCTTTCGCGATTCGACATCAAGCAGATTGACCATCGTGTCCTTTTCCTTCCCGATccaaacccgcatactatcccgCCACTGTCTCGGTGTGCCATGAAGCACGAAACGAATCCCCAACGCTCGTTCTGAAATACGTTTAGAGACTCTTTCGATAACATCTTGGTCGGTAATGTATGCTCCACTAGAGTTTAACCCAACATCCACATAATGGATTTCGGTTATGCTGTTTAAAAGACTTTCTTTTGAAGTCGGTATGATGATGTTGGTCTCGTGTTGGGAGGAAAGTGTGTTTGACTTTACGTCAGAGAAGGCGAGCTCGGTGACTAGCTGGTTAATTACGGTTCCGCCCTTGCTgaatccgaagagtaatgttttcGGGTGAGATAAACATGACCCGAGGGCTTCACCGCCACATGATTCCTCGTTTCTACTCGAAAGGGTATTATTAACCTGAAAATTCGATCACGCAACCAGATGTGATTGGGTTGACCCGTAAGCGTTTTgtccttttaaaaaaaaatatacgtAAATTAAAAAAGCAATGTATTTAGAATAATTATCCAAAATCTTTGAATAAAATGATTCACGAGGCTGTATACAATTAAGTATTACACTGCGcataggcctgtaaacgaaccgaacgttcatgaactgtatgtggacttgttcggcgggaagttcgtttatttaataaacgaacgaagatgaacacatttttttgttcatttaattaaacgaaagGACATGAACGCATGTTTTGTTCGTTcttttatgttcgtgaacgtccgTTTATGTGCATTCGTGTTCGTTTTAATTAAAGTACataagtagttatatttataCACATATTAAACACAAAAGTAATTTTCTAACTACTTGTATTAATATAACTAATTGGTAACTGGGTTTcctagaaataaaaagggttaatGATTTTATCACCCTTAACTATTGGCCATTGGCtgctgccacccccaactatcactttgacgcccgccacccccaacttaacacttagtgtgttctgtcaccagatcactaacttttgatcctattactatacttttgggggtgtcctaatatccctaaaaccttcccaagatccctatgacaccccaaaaagtgtagtaacagaatcaaaagttagtgatcagttaacgacgcggtgacagaacacactaagtgttaagtttggagtgacgggcgtcaaagtgatagttgagggtggcagcggccaataacaaatagttgagggtgataaaatctaataCCCCAAATAAAAATGGGTTATTGTAATTAATCACTAATTTATACAAAAAATTactttatgttcgtttatgtttagtaaattatgttcatttgtgttttaTGTTTCTTCAATTATGTTCATATGTGTTGTTTAtagtttttttaaattatgttcgtttaagtttgtttgtttatgttcgtaaACTGTTTgtttaggttttaaacgaacgaacataaacgaacacgaacatgcccattttcttaacaaacgaacatgaacaaaaaaatgcgttcgattatatgtttgtgctcgtgttcggttaaagtttaatgaacgaacatgaacatgcctTTGTTCGTGTctgttcggttcatttacaggcctaatTGCGCACGATTTTCAACCTTTTTGACCCGTTCCGCTTTTAGCTATTCTTTTtctaaatgagttaattactgttttcgtccctatggtttgtcaaaaatcactatttcagtccattagtttaaaaattgcgatttcagtccctgtggtttcacttttgtaaccatttcagtccctgtggtttcactttcgtaacgatttcaatccatttattatgtaagtacatggactgaaatggttacgaggtggactgaaatggttacgaaagtgaaaccacagggactgaaatcgcaatttttaaactaatggactgaaatagtgatttttgacaaaccatagggacgaaaacagtaattaactctttctaAATTGTAATTCTCCTTTTAGCTACGTTTTCTTTTAGAttgacccgtttgagataaaGCATAACCCATATCgacccattcataagtaaatggTTGAAACTTGAAACTACCACATCTAATCagatataaattttttttaagagttaaatgccattttagtccctgtggtttgggccattttgccagtttagtccaaaggtttcatttttaacctgtgggtccaaaaagatttcacagttgccattttagtccactgggataacttcattcattttttttgttaacgagaaggccaat
This genomic interval carries:
- the LOC110900106 gene encoding uncharacterized protein LOC110900106, with product MGRWSGILKVPLFPGSRSHYKVATSLCILTSSQKPVVPSMNAIFFNGDRVRGTGNPVIEKLSDLEAIAEIIVSKLGEDCNVWVIEASKFNGPFAVYKDFIPSVNKWGEPSSYDPTGDPACTSTVSLLSSCLKEVNNTLSSRNEESCGGEALGSCLSHPKTLLFGFSKGGTVINQLVTELAFSDVKSNTLSSQHETNIIIPTSKESLLNSITEIHYVDVGLNSSGAYITDQDVIERVSKRISERALGIRFVLHGTPRQWRDSMRVWIGKEKDTMVNLLDVESRKSGGKLSFCERFYFGDKMANMQMHFEVIEKMDVS